The DNA sequence GTCTTTCACAATCATCCACCAACAAGACATTCTTGTTTTTGAATGTCGAAACGGACTTCCACTTGGGTACGGAAGCTTGCTGTGCAATGGGGAGCGTTATCGAGAAATAGAACTTTGAACCCTTTCCGTATTCGCTTTCAACTTGAAGCTCACCACCCATGAGTTCAACAAGAGACTTTGAAATGACAAGTCCAAGGCCAGTTCCACCATACTTGCGCGTAATCGAGCCGTCCGCTTGCGTAAAGGCGTTAAACAGATGCTGCAACTGTTCGCCAGTCATACCGATACCTGTATCGATAACACTGAACGAGAGCTTGACATTGTTCCCTATTACCTGATCCTGCGTTATTCTTAGCGTTATGCTTCCGCTTTCCGTGAATTTGGTCGCATTGTTGATCAAGTTCGTAAAGATCTGAGAAAGGCGCAAGGGATCGCCCATCAGGATTTCCGGAATTTCCGGATCAACATCGACAATCAATTCAATCGGTCGTCCCGCAATTCGAACTTCAGCAAGGGCCGCCACTTCGCCTATCACATCCTGCAACACAAGCTGAGTAATTTCAAGGTCCTGCTTGTTTGCTTCAATCTTCGAGAAATCCAGAATGTTGTTTATGATCCCAAGTAGCGATGTTGCCGCATGGCTAATTCGTTCAATAAATCCAAGCTGGCGTTCATCAAGCTTCGTTTCCTGAATCAAATGCGCCATGCCAATAATGGCATTCATCGGAGTTCGAATTTCATGGCTCATGTTTGCGAGGAACTCGCTTTTGGCTTGCGTCGCATGTTCAGCAATTTCTCGAGCGGCCACAACTTCAGAAATATCAATCATCGAAAGCATGTAACCGACAATTGCATCTTGAACCTTGAGCGTACACGCCTCTCCGCGGAACCATATATCGGTATGCGAATCAAGCGTCTGGAGCTTAAACGTATCTTTCCAAACACCCTGTTCATCAAAAGTCTTTTGCAAAGATTCAACTATTTTTTCAGGCATGCCGCACTTCGACATGTTCTGAAGCGATTGTCCAATCACATCCTTCCAGTCAACAACAAGGTAATCCGTCAATTGCTTGGACATGTACTTGACCTTGCAGTTCTTATCAAAGATGACAAGAATCGAATTACCCGCCGAAAGCATGATCGTATCGAGAATCGTGTCTTTCTGGATACCGCTTGTTTCATCCGAGATCAAGAACAGATAGCGGATGGATCCATCATCTTCGACAAGGAACTGGAATATGACTTTCCACCAGGCGTCTTCGCCAGTACAGCTCTTGACCGGAATAATAATTTGCCGTTCGCTGGCATGCATTTCACCGCCTTTCGAGACTTTATATACAAACTTCTTGAACTGTTCCGAACGGAAAAATTTCCAGAGGATTTCGCCACGGACATCGTTGCCGTTATTGAAAAATTCTGCAATGTAGGCACTCGCATGCAAAATATCAAATGTATCATTGGTCAGGACTATTCTAAAATTGTCGCTCCCTAAGAGCGTTTCAAACATGGTGCTCGAGCTGACACTTTCATTCAGGTCTTTCTGGATGAAGAACTTGAATAGAAACCGCACAATGAGCCATGTGAGAAATATCAGAGCCAATACAACAAGCGCAACGACGAAAATAATGGCGTTCAAGTTTTCCTGGACTTTTGCAACGACCTTGTTTTTCTGGATGACATGAACAACATAGAACGGCGCGTTCTTTAACGGCCTTACCATAAAAATAAACTTGCGATTTTCTATGCTAGTCTTTTCAAAGAGCGTTACATTCACGGAGTCCAGCTTATCAATCTGGATATCGTCCTGAACTAGATGCAGAAGCCCGGCAACCGTATCTGTAACGATATTGTGCAAATTGGTTTCATACGGGAAATACGTAAACAGGCTATCGTTCTCGGAACTCACAAGCATCGTGATTCCGCCTTCGGAGCGGGCAAACTCGCCCATCAGCTGGCGTACTTTCTGCAAGTCTATGTCAATGGCAACGGCTCCCATGAACGAGCGATTTTTTTCCCAAAGCGGATACGAATACGTAAGTACTCGCTTTTTTGCGGTCTCATTGATTTCAGGACCCGTGATGGCAAGCCCCTTATGCCTGGACGCTTCAAGGTACCAAGTCCTTATGCGGAATTCCTTTTTGCTCTCGTTCAGCTTAAAGTCCCTAGCCGAAACATACTTGCCATTTTGCGTTCCATAGTAAATGTCTACAATAAACGAAGACGACTGCAGATGCTTTTTCAGCACCTTCTTGACGTCAGCCTCTTTTGTATGTTGCAAAATCTTCGGAAGCGGCTTGAACTGCTTTTCCAGTTTAGCGAAGAACAGTTCAAGGTCGATAACAACCTTGTCCTGGAATTTTGATTCGGCAGAACTGTACGAAGATGTAATTAATGTAGACTTGATGAAATTCGAAAAAACAATCACCATCACGATGGTAAACACGAGCATCGGTATGGTGTAAACAAGCGAAATACGCCAACTGAGGTGGCGTTTCTTTTCATTTATAGGACTTGGTGTCAATCCTTACATTCCTCGGAAGAAGAAGTGTCTTTGAACTGCTCGTAAATTTCAGGCAGCTGGTCCGCGATTGCCAAGAACGCATCGACGACATCCGGGTCGAACTGCGTACCACGGCCCTTGATAATTTCTTCAACGGCGACTTCGTGAGGATACGGTTCCTTGTAGGGCCTTTTTGAAACAAGGGCGTCATACACGTCGGCAACCGCCATTATCCTTGCGCCTATAGGAATTTCATCTTTTTTCCTGTGGTTCGGGTAACCTTCTCCATTCCAGTATTCATGATGGCCAAGAGCCATTTCGGCTGCAATGCGCACCATCGGGCTATCACGCAATTCCTTTGTCGCTTCCTGAAGAACATCATAGCCCATTTGCGGGTGCTGCATCATGATTTCGCGTTCGTCCTGCGTCAAGGTTCCCGGCTTGCGCAAGATGCGGTCGTGAATACCGACTTTGCCAATATCGTGAAGCGGAGCCGCCGTGGCCAAATTTTCAATATATTCCGGAGTGATTGTATCCGTAAACTTCGGATTCTTGCGAAGTTCTTCAGCAAGCCGCTGGACGATAATCTGCGTACGCTTGATGTGCTCGCCCGTCTCTGGGTCGCGGTATTCAGCAAGGGACCCCAGACTCGTGAGCATGACCTTGAGCGTCTTGCGAAGGTCGGCGGTACGTTCATCAACGAGTTCATGCAGATGGTCTCGCTGAAGCTTTAGCTGGAGCTGATTCTTGATTCGCAGAGTCACAAGAGCCGGATTGAAGGGCTTTGTAATGTAATCGACCGCACCGAGATCAAGACCAATCTGTTCGCTCTTGCTATCGGCCTTGGCAGTTAAGAAAATGACCGGAATCCCTTGCAGAATATTCTTTTCGCGCATGATTCTCAATGTTTCATAGCCATCCATTTCAGGCATCATCACATCAAGAAGAATCAGATCTGGCTTAATCCTTTCCGTGAGTTCAATCGCCTTTTTACCATTAAGAGCAACACAAACTTCATAATCATTCGATAAAATGCCTTCCAAAACATCAATATTCGTCTTGGTGTCATCAACAACTAATATTTTCAAACGAGAACGGTCCATATTCATAATATACGCTCAGTAATCTATATACAGGAACTCATTTTATTCCATCTAAGTACATAAAATAGACTTATTTTTTTGTGGACAATTTTTCAAAACTTTAAACATCCATGCTTTTTTATTTTTTTCACGGCTGAAATTATATTTATTTTGGAAATTGGTCAATAGATTTTGGTCACTAGTCCTTGGTAAGGAGTCTTTATGAAGAAGTTTGTTCCGCTGGTAGCCTTGTTCGCGCTTGGCGTTCAGGCGCAAGAAGTCGTCGAAATAGCCCCGTTCTGGGCGGCACTTGATGACCTTGAACCAGCAGGCATAAACGACCTTTATAACGATCTGAATCTTCCCGACACCATGAAAAAATATGGCCCGTTCCCAGTCAAATGGGAAAGTTCCGATACACTTTTCTTGGGCCACGACGGCCGCATCAACGGACGATTTGTAGGCGAAAACCATGAAGTAACGCTCACGGCAACGCTGTACGACAACGAAAGTACTACAAAACGCGCTGAAAAGCGGTCCTTCAAGGTTTCCATTCACGGCTTTGAACCTTACTCCAACTACCTCTTTGCGTATTTCCCGGCAAACGACAACGAAAATATCTATTACGCCCTGAGTAATGACGGCTACAACTTTACCCCCATGAACAACGGGAAACGAGTCGTTGCTGCAGATACGGTCAGTATCAAGAAAGGGCTCCGCGACCCGCACGTCCTGCGCGCACCTGACGGCTGGTTCTACATGGTGAATACCGACATGAAGAGCGCTGAAGGCTGGGCTAGTAATCGCGGCATGGTGCTGATGAAGTCCCGCGACCTCATCAACTGGAAGCACAGCACGGTGCATTTCCCGGACAAGTACAAGGGCAAGAACTTTGCCAACGTGACCCGCGTGTGGGCCCCGGAAACCATCTGGGACGCCAATTACGTGAACAAGGACGGGAGCAAAGGTAGGCCGCTCGTTTATTATTCGCTGTTGACCGACGACGGCACCATCCCCTACGACAAGGTGTATTTTAATTACGCCAATGAAGACTTTACCGACCTCGAAGGCGACCCGACCCATTTCTTTGACCGTGGCAAATCGACCATTGACATGGACATCGTCTACAATCCTGTAGATAAGCTTTATCATGCATTTTACAAAAACGAGGGCGATGGCGGCATCTGCAAGGTGCAAGCGCAGACTTTAACCTCGGAAAACGGCACTAAAGCCCCGACCTGGTACAAGCGTAGCGGCGCGTTGCAACAGACGACCGAAGCCGTCGAAGGTGCCGGCGTGTTCAAGCTCATCAACCAGAATTCCTGGGTGCTCATGTACGACTGCTACATGAACGGACATTACCAGTTCACAAGCAGCTCCGACCTCGAGAATTTCAAGTTCGTGCAAGACACCAAGACGAGCGGCGCTTTCACGCCCCGCCACGGCACGATTCTCCCGATTACCGCTCAAGAAACGGCGGCGCTCATGAAGGTCTTCCCCACGCCAGATTTCGAACCGAAGGTGATTGAAATTCCGGATTCCATCGGCGTCTGCGACGGCAAGAAAGTCGTAGGTCCGTGCAGCCCGACAAAGATTATCCCGTACGTGAAAGTTGGCGATGACGGCTGGAAAGAAACAACCGACTTGAAAGTCGCCAAGGGCGCTACAGTGCAGCTTGGCCCGCACCCGTGGGATGGCAAAATTTGGAGCTGGGAAGGTCCAGACGGCTTCAAGTCCTCAGCTCGTGAAAACACTCTCAAGAATCTGGACGGCTCCAAGAGCGGCTATTACACTGTGACATACACAAACGAAACTGGCTGCAAGAGCGTCAAGAAAATCAGGATTGTCGTAGATGACCCGGACAAGCCGTATGTAGAACAACCTCCGGTAAGCATTGGTAACCGCGGAATGCGCGAAAACCGCAAGGATTCACGCTTAAACCACAACCCCGTCTATTTCGACTTGCTCGGCAACAGGCTCAAAAGCAAACCGAAGAACGGAATGTTTGTAGTAAGGTAGTTGTTAGTCATTAGTTACTAGTCATTAGTTAAAGTATCGCGGCAGAGCCGCCTAACTGAAACCAATGACCATTGACTAAATGCTGATGACCTTTCTATTAAGCTTTACAAAAGCGTTGACCGGATCGGCGTAATTCCAGACGCCACCGAGCGAAGCGACTCCGGCAGGCGATAGCTTCTTGAAATCGTCAATCGTATCCGTATCGACGCCTCCCCATAAAATGAGGGAGGCTTTTGCGTTTATGCTTAAAGAAGATCCAAGCGTTTCAACAGGTTCAATCGCCGAAAGCGGCCGCATAATCGGGCCGACGAGAGCGCCCGCCACCCATTCCGGGAGCTTTTCGGCTTCTTCCGCATTTTTGCAAAGAGCAACGCAGTTGATGCGTTTCCAGCTTTCAGGGACCTCGCCCATGAAACTTTGCGCATCGCAGACGCAACCGCGAACATCAAGCTCTTCGGCCATGTCTGGCGTTCCACGCACCCAGATGCGGTCGCGCAATTCAATCGGGAGGCCAAGTAGCCAGCGGTCGTAATCGTTGAACGTTGCGCGAGCATTGCCTCCTCGCCCGCGCTTGTCCAAAATCAAACGGGTTAAACCACGGCGAAACATTTCTTCGATATCGTCATGTTCTGCAGCAAAATCATCAGGACAAGTAAAAAGCCAAAGTCGCATAATACAGTTACTAGTTAATTGTTAGTAGTTACTAGAGATGCATTGCAGTATTTTACAAGTTAGTAATTATTAGTAAATAAGACTTAGTTATCAGAGATTTTCTAGTAACTAGTAACTTCAAACTCTTAACTGGCATATTAACGAGATTTCACACATCTGACGGAGAGGGCAAATTCTTCGTAAGCTTCATCGTACGATACGCTGGAACGGCCTTTTTCGAGCATCACGGTGCGGGCGTAATTTGCACGGACCTCATCGGTTGTCCAAAAGTAGGCAAATTCGTCAAAATAACTAGAATACCCCATAAAATAATAGCCACCTTGAATATCCGTAATAAAACCACGCGAAATCAAGGAGTCCGCAGCATGCTCAAAACCGCCCACAGCATAAATCAAGCTATCAAAATCATCTCGTTCCCATACAACCCGATAATTCAGATTTTCCGCCATCCAAACTCGGCCACCAATTTCAACGGTCTTGTAGGTCTGCAAGTCGCGAGCGTCAACGAGAATATTCGAGCGAGAAGTATCGCCTGCCTCAGCACCCGCCAAAGAATCCGAACACGCGCATAGCGCGATTGCTAAAAAGACTGAAACGAATGCCCCTAAAAAATCTCTCATACTAATAAAAAAGATAACTAATTACATTAAACTAATACACTAATCCAAAAATCTCGTAACAAGAAATAGCGTCGGCCACAATCTTAAAAGGCGAATGCCGCGACCATACTTGTATGGTCTTGGTTGAGCCATAAGGTTGGCGCTTGCGCCAGGATGGGTTTAAGTACACCTGCCCTACAAAATTTTTCTATATTTACGCGCGGATTGACGATTTGATGAACAAACCGCCACGGTTAATAACGAGGCACTCGATGGATTTGAAAATACTCCCTCAGCCAGACGATGTTACGTGCGGACCGACTAGCCTACACGCTGTTTACTCCTATCTTGGCTATAACATTCCCCTTAAAAAGCTCATTTCCGAAATTGAATTTCTGGAAGAAGGCGGTACGCTAGGCGTTTTCCTTGGCATCGACGCCCTCAAGCGCGGATTCAAGGCGACCATTTATTCTTACAATTTAAAGATTTTTGATCCGACATGGAGCAAGCTCAAGATGCCCGAACTGCGCGAAAAGCTGGTTCAGCTCCACAAGGCAAAACACGCCCCCAAGCTCAAAAAAGCTATTGACGCCTACATCCGATTCATCGACCTTGGTGGAACAGTCGCAACCGCAGACCTCCGCGCAAGCATGTTCGAAAGCTATTTCAAACGAGGCATTCCGGTGCTTTGCGGCCTCAGCGCCACCTATCTTTATCGTTCCCCTCGCGAATACACAAACGAAAAAGACCTGTCCGTCTTTGACGACATCCACGGCGAGCCGATGGGGCATTTCGTAGTGCTTTACGGACTCGATGAAAAGAAGCAGTTCTTGGTAGCAGACCCGGATTGTACGAACCCGATGGCAAGCGGACCTTATTATAAAGTCGACAAGTTCCGCCTGATCCACAGCATTTTGCTGGGGGTCATGACGTACGATGGAAACATTCTTGTTGTGGAGAAAAAGTAATGAAAGCTCCGGCACTGATGATTACCTGCGAACATGCGAGCAACGCTGTGCCGGATTTTGTCCTGCGCGCTCTCCGCGATTCAAAGATTCCCGATGACGTTCTCGCCTCCCACCGCGCTTATGACATTGGCGCGTACAAAGTATTTTCAAATCTTGTAAAACGTTTAAAGCCGGACTTCCATTGCTCTAGCCGATTCTCGAGACTGGCTGTCGATATGAACCGCAGTGCGACCAACAAGACATTCTTTTCTGAATTTACTGTTGGACTACCAAACACAGTGAAATCGCGCATGCTAAGCCTTTGGCAAAAATATCGCGATAAAATTGAAAGCTTTGTTGCAGGCGTAATACCACCGAACGTGCGCAAAAACGAGAAAAAAGCACCTAAGGACGCGCCTGAAGTTCCGCTCAAGGTCATCCACCTCGGGATTCACAGCTTTACGCCTATATTAAATGGTGTCGAGCGCGATGCCGATGTCGGGATTCTCTATGACCCGAGCCGCCCTGCCGAAGTGAAAATTGCACAAACGCTCATCCAGAACATCCACGAACGCGCCCCGTGGCTTAAAATCCGCAAGAATTACCCCTACCTCGGCAAGTCCGACGGCCTCACCACCACGCTTCGTCAAAAATTCGGCCCAAGTTACGCCGGACTCGAAATAGAGATTAACCAAAAGCTGCTTAATTTTTAAACTTTTTTCAAAAATTGGTTGTCCGTTTTGGGTAATCTTATTTAATTTTAAGCTTGGATTTTTGCCCTTCTTGCGTGTGCCACACGCCGAAGGTGTATATGATCAGATTTTTTTGAAAAAACCTAAAAAATGGAGATAGTCCATGGCAAAAAAGATGATTGCGGTTGATGGTAACGAAGCAACCGCTAACGTCGCCCACAAGTTGAGCGAAGTTATTGCAATTTACCCCATTACCCCGTCCAGCCCGATGGCCGAACATTCCGACAACTGGAGTGCTAAGGGCCAGAAGAACATCTGGGGCCAGGTTCCTCGCGTATTTGAAATGCAGTCCGAAGGTGGTGCCGCTGGTACCGTCCACGGTGCTTTGCAGACTGGTGCCTTGACCACGACGTTCACGGCTTCCCAGGGTCTCCTCTTGATGATCCCGAACATGTACAAGATTGCTGGC is a window from the Fibrobacter sp. UWB4 genome containing:
- a CDS encoding glycoside hydrolase family 43 protein, whose translation is MKKFVPLVALFALGVQAQEVVEIAPFWAALDDLEPAGINDLYNDLNLPDTMKKYGPFPVKWESSDTLFLGHDGRINGRFVGENHEVTLTATLYDNESTTKRAEKRSFKVSIHGFEPYSNYLFAYFPANDNENIYYALSNDGYNFTPMNNGKRVVAADTVSIKKGLRDPHVLRAPDGWFYMVNTDMKSAEGWASNRGMVLMKSRDLINWKHSTVHFPDKYKGKNFANVTRVWAPETIWDANYVNKDGSKGRPLVYYSLLTDDGTIPYDKVYFNYANEDFTDLEGDPTHFFDRGKSTIDMDIVYNPVDKLYHAFYKNEGDGGICKVQAQTLTSENGTKAPTWYKRSGALQQTTEAVEGAGVFKLINQNSWVLMYDCYMNGHYQFTSSSDLENFKFVQDTKTSGAFTPRHGTILPITAQETAALMKVFPTPDFEPKVIEIPDSIGVCDGKKVVGPCSPTKIIPYVKVGDDGWKETTDLKVAKGATVQLGPHPWDGKIWSWEGPDGFKSSARENTLKNLDGSKSGYYTVTYTNETGCKSVKKIRIVVDDPDKPYVEQPPVSIGNRGMRENRKDSRLNHNPVYFDLLGNRLKSKPKNGMFVVR
- a CDS encoding N-formylglutamate amidohydrolase, with the protein product MKAPALMITCEHASNAVPDFVLRALRDSKIPDDVLASHRAYDIGAYKVFSNLVKRLKPDFHCSSRFSRLAVDMNRSATNKTFFSEFTVGLPNTVKSRMLSLWQKYRDKIESFVAGVIPPNVRKNEKKAPKDAPEVPLKVIHLGIHSFTPILNGVERDADVGILYDPSRPAEVKIAQTLIQNIHERAPWLKIRKNYPYLGKSDGLTTTLRQKFGPSYAGLEIEINQKLLNF
- a CDS encoding FISUMP domain-containing protein → MRDFLGAFVSVFLAIALCACSDSLAGAEAGDTSRSNILVDARDLQTYKTVEIGGRVWMAENLNYRVVWERDDFDSLIYAVGGFEHAADSLISRGFITDIQGGYYFMGYSSYFDEFAYFWTTDEVRANYARTVMLEKGRSSVSYDEAYEEFALSVRCVKSR
- a CDS encoding peptidase-C39 like family protein encodes the protein MDLKILPQPDDVTCGPTSLHAVYSYLGYNIPLKKLISEIEFLEEGGTLGVFLGIDALKRGFKATIYSYNLKIFDPTWSKLKMPELREKLVQLHKAKHAPKLKKAIDAYIRFIDLGGTVATADLRASMFESYFKRGIPVLCGLSATYLYRSPREYTNEKDLSVFDDIHGEPMGHFVVLYGLDEKKQFLVADPDCTNPMASGPYYKVDKFRLIHSILLGVMTYDGNILVVEKK
- a CDS encoding HD-GYP domain-containing protein, encoding MDRSRLKILVVDDTKTNIDVLEGILSNDYEVCVALNGKKAIELTERIKPDLILLDVMMPEMDGYETLRIMREKNILQGIPVIFLTAKADSKSEQIGLDLGAVDYITKPFNPALVTLRIKNQLQLKLQRDHLHELVDERTADLRKTLKVMLTSLGSLAEYRDPETGEHIKRTQIIVQRLAEELRKNPKFTDTITPEYIENLATAAPLHDIGKVGIHDRILRKPGTLTQDEREIMMQHPQMGYDVLQEATKELRDSPMVRIAAEMALGHHEYWNGEGYPNHRKKDEIPIGARIMAVADVYDALVSKRPYKEPYPHEVAVEEIIKGRGTQFDPDVVDAFLAIADQLPEIYEQFKDTSSSEECKD
- a CDS encoding hybrid sensor histidine kinase/response regulator gives rise to the protein MTPSPINEKKRHLSWRISLVYTIPMLVFTIVMVIVFSNFIKSTLITSSYSSAESKFQDKVVIDLELFFAKLEKQFKPLPKILQHTKEADVKKVLKKHLQSSSFIVDIYYGTQNGKYVSARDFKLNESKKEFRIRTWYLEASRHKGLAITGPEINETAKKRVLTYSYPLWEKNRSFMGAVAIDIDLQKVRQLMGEFARSEGGITMLVSSENDSLFTYFPYETNLHNIVTDTVAGLLHLVQDDIQIDKLDSVNVTLFEKTSIENRKFIFMVRPLKNAPFYVVHVIQKNKVVAKVQENLNAIIFVVALVVLALIFLTWLIVRFLFKFFIQKDLNESVSSSTMFETLLGSDNFRIVLTNDTFDILHASAYIAEFFNNGNDVRGEILWKFFRSEQFKKFVYKVSKGGEMHASERQIIIPVKSCTGEDAWWKVIFQFLVEDDGSIRYLFLISDETSGIQKDTILDTIMLSAGNSILVIFDKNCKVKYMSKQLTDYLVVDWKDVIGQSLQNMSKCGMPEKIVESLQKTFDEQGVWKDTFKLQTLDSHTDIWFRGEACTLKVQDAIVGYMLSMIDISEVVAAREIAEHATQAKSEFLANMSHEIRTPMNAIIGMAHLIQETKLDERQLGFIERISHAATSLLGIINNILDFSKIEANKQDLEITQLVLQDVIGEVAALAEVRIAGRPIELIVDVDPEIPEILMGDPLRLSQIFTNLINNATKFTESGSITLRITQDQVIGNNVKLSFSVIDTGIGMTGEQLQHLFNAFTQADGSITRKYGGTGLGLVISKSLVELMGGELQVESEYGKGSKFYFSITLPIAQQASVPKWKSVSTFKNKNVLLVDDCERLRDVLRHYLTKLRCVVEEAASVDEALDLIQAHEEAGETPYDLFIVDYQMPIMNGFDFVQGLPANMKKIPKILMHPIHFDEKNYHLATEIGFNSCVAKPLQISSLLSAMQEAVEEKLTYQKAVKTEKNKIFFKEAKILLVEDNEMNQELTVSLLNSVGLATMVAANGQIALDLLKKNAFDLVLMDIQMPVMNGLDATKAIRSRSDEYFKKVPIVAMSARAFQKDRDDCINAGMNSYIAKPIDPMLLYDVLAQYLPVADSMPIAQTTSEPEAKPAGTDDSIVAMFLKVRNFDAAAGLYHANDNKNLYFKIIQGFVRDYGGVAVKLKKFFEGGDFEEATRIVHTIKGLCGTIGSYHVQTLGVMLENSLLKKEQNYSEYNAFVEALEDLIDDLKIVMQNIATEQSNASIVIKHVDPEAIGKLTQAVEELKSAVESCSLTACKRILDSLDKIMFSQEQDSLLQKLRNQIDDYDFTAAEETLKSLEETLKEPSQP